A window of Panicum virgatum strain AP13 chromosome 8K, P.virgatum_v5, whole genome shotgun sequence contains these coding sequences:
- the LOC120643872 gene encoding amino acid permease 3-like yields MAAAAKPSHLSGEAVEAGNRGDEAWLDDDGRPRRTGTMWTASAHIITAVIGAGVLSLAWAMAQLGWGPGLVAMVVFAAISYYTSTLLAECYRSGDPVAGKRNYTYTEAVRAILGGAQVKLCGLIQYANLVGIAIGYTVASSISMLAIKRADCFHSKGHRNPCRSSSNPYMILFGAVEIAFSQIPDFDQIWWLSIVAAAMSFTYATIGLSLGIAQTVANGGFRGSLTGVSVAAGVSPAQKVWRSLQAFGDISFAYSYAYILIEIQDTIRAPPPSEAAVMKRATMVSVATTTFFYMMCGCLGYAAFGAAAPDNLLTGFGFYEPFWLLDVANAAIVVHLVGAYQVFVQPLFAFVEARAAARWPGSRFLAREVRVGPFALSVFRLTWRTAFVCLTTVAAMLLPFFGDVVGLLGAISFWPLTVYFPVEMYIKQHGVRRWSTRWVCLQTLSAACFLVSVAGAVGSTAGVVGAVKLHRPFSGY; encoded by the exons atggcggcggcggcgaaaccAAGCCACCTGAGCGGGGAGGCGGTGGAAGCGGGGAACCGCGGCGACGAGGCGTGGCTGGACGACgacgggcggccgcggcggacggGCACCATGTGGACGGCGAGCGCGCATATCATCACGGCGGTGATCGGCGCCGGCGTGCTGTCGCTGGCGTGGGCGATGGCGCAGCTGGGCTGGGGCCCGGGGCTCGTCGCCATGGTGGTCTTCGCCGCCATCAGCTACTACACCTCCACGCTGCTCGCCGAGTGCTACCGCTCCGGCGACCCCGTCGCCGGCAAGCGCAACTACACCTACACCGAGGCCGTCCGCGCCATCCTCGGCGGCGCCCAGGTCAAGCTCTGCGGCCTCATCCAGTACGCCAACCTCGTCGGCATCGCCATCGGATACACCGTCGCCTCCTCCATCAGCATGCT GGCGATCAAGAGGGCGGATTGCTTCCACTCCAAAGGGCACAGGAACCCCTGCCGGAGCTCGAGCAACCCCTACATGATCCTCTTCGGCGCCGTGGAGATCGCCTTCTCGCAGATCCCGGACTTCGACCAGATATGGTGGCTCtccatcgtcgccgccgccatgtccTTCACCTACGCCACCATCGGCCTGTCGCTCGGGATCGCGCAGACCGTCGCCAACGGCGGGTTCCGGGGCAGCCTCACCGGCGtcagcgtcgccgccggcgtgtcGCCGGCGCAGAAGGTCTGGCGCAGCCTGCAGGCATTCGGCGACATCTCCTTCGCCTACTCGTACGCCTACATCCTCATCGAGATCCAGGACACgatccgggcgccgccgccgtcggaggCGGCGGTGATGAAGCGCGCGACGATGGTGAGCGTGGCGACGACGACCTTCTTCTACATGATGTGCGGGTGCCTGGGGTACGCGGcgttcggcgccgccgccccggacaACCTCCTCACGGGGTTCGGCTTCTACGAGCCCTTCTGGCTCCTCGACGTCGCCAACGCCGCCATCGTCGTGCACCTCGTCGGCGCGTACCAGGTCTTCGTGCAGCCGCTCTTCGCCTTCGtcgaggcgcgcgcggcggcgcggtggcccgGCAGCCGGTTCCTGGCCCGGGAGGTGAGGGTCGGGCCCTTCGCCCTCAGCGTGTTCCGGCTCACCTGGCGCACGGCGTTCGTGTGCCTCaccaccgtcgccgccatgCTGCTCCCCTTCTTCGGCGACGTCGTGGGCTTGCTCGGCGCCATCTCCTTCTGGCCGCTCACCGTCTACTTCCCCGTGGAGATGTACATCAAGCAGCACGGCGTGCGCAGGTGGAGCACGCGATGGGTCTGCCTCCAGACGCTCAGCGCCGCGTGCTTCCTCGtgtccgtcgccggcgccgtcgggTCCACGGCCGGCGTCGTGGGCGCGGTCAAGCTGCACCGGCCGTTCAGCGGCTACTAG
- the LOC120643874 gene encoding amino acid permease 3-like, protein MVSKKAPMEVSAESGNARDAAWLDDDGRPRRTGTVWTASAHIVTAVIGSGVLSLAWAIAQLGWAAGPAVMLLFALVIYYTSTLLAECYRSGDPVAGKRSYTYMDAVRASLGGAKVKLCGAIQYANLVGVAIGYTIGASISMRAIKRADCFHSKGRRNPCRSSSNPYMILFGAVEVVFSQIPDFDQIWWLSIVAAVMSFTYSGIGLALGVMQTVANGGFKGSLTGVAIGDGVTSTQKVWRSLQAFGNIAFAYSYSIILIEIQDTIKAPPPSEAAVMKKATMVSVATTTVFYMLCGCMGYAAFGDAAPDNLLTGFGFYEPFWLLDVANAAIVAHLVGAYQVFCQPLFAFVERRAAAAWPDSAFVARELRLGPFALSVFRLTWRTAFVCLTTVAAMLLPFFGDVVGLLGAVSFWPLTVYFPIEMYVVQRGVRRGSTRWVCLQLLSAACLLVSVAAAAGSIADVIDALKVYRPFSG, encoded by the exons ATGGTGTCGAAGAAGGCGCCGATGGAGGTGTCGGCGGAGTCCGGGAACGCGCGCGACGCGGCGTGGCTGGACGACgacgggcggccgcggcggactgGCACGGTGTGGACGGCGAGCGCGCACATCGTCACGGCCGTCATCGGCTCCGGCGTGCTCTCGCTGGCGTGGGCCATCGCGCAGCTCGGCtgggccgccggccccgccgtcATGCTGCTCTTCGCCCTCGTCATCTACTACACCTCCACGCTGCTCGCCGAGTGCTACCGTTCCGGCGACCCCGTCGCCGGCAAGCGCAGCTACACCTACATGGACGCCGTCCGCGCCAGCCTCGGCGGCGCCAAGGTCAAGCTCTGCGGTGCCATCCAGTACGCCAACCTCGTCGGCGTCGCCATCGGATACACCATCGGCGCCTCCATCAGCATGCG GGCAATCAAGAGGGCGGATTGCTTCCACTCCAAAGGGCGCAGGAACCCGTGCCGGAGCTCGAGCAACCCCTACATGATCCTCTTCGGCGCCGTCGAGGTCGTCTTCTCGCAGATCCCGGACTTCGACCAGATATGGTGGCTCTccatcgtcgccgccgtcaTGTCCTTCACCTACTCCGGCATCGGCCTCGCGCTCGGCGTCATGCAGACCGTGGCCAACGGCGGGTTCAAGGGCAGCCTCACTGGCGTCGCCATCGGCGACGGCGTCACCTCCACCCAGAAGGTCTGGCGCAGCCTCCAGGCCTTCGGCAACATCGCCTTCGCCTACTCCTACTCCATCATCCTCATCGAGATCCAG GACACGAtcaaggcgccgccgccgtcggaggCGGCGGTGATGAAGAAGGCGACGATGGTGAGcgtggcgacgacgacggtCTTCTACATGCTGTGCGGGTGCATGGGGTACGCGGCGTTCGGCGACGCCGCGCCGGACAACCTCCTCACGGGGTTCGGCTTCTACGAGCCCTTCTGGCTCCTCGACGTCGCCAACGCCGCCATCGTCGCGCACCTCGTCGGCGCCTACCAGGTCTTCTGCCAGCCGCTCTTCGCCTTCGTcgagaggcgggcggcggcagcgtggcCCGACAGTGCCTTCGTCGCAAGGGAGCTCCGGCTCGGGCCGTTCGCCCTCAGCGTGTTCCGGCTCACCTGGCGCACGGCATTCGTGTGCCTCaccaccgtcgccgccatgCTCCTCCCCTTCTTCGGCGACGTCGTGGGGCTCCTCGGCGCCGTCTCCTTCTGGCCGCTCACCGTCTACTTCCCCATCGAGATGTACGTCGTGCAGCGCGGCGTGCGCAGGGGGAGCACGCGGTGGGTCTGCCTGCAGCTGCTCAGCGCCGCCTGCCTCCTcgtctccgtcgccgccgccgccggctccatcGCCGACGTCATCGACGCGCTCAAAGTGTACCGCCCGTTCAGCGGCTAG
- the LOC120646144 gene encoding uncharacterized protein LOC120646144, which produces MPPKQDDGQGQAPPGGSLCLWMVTVLLLLSLLAGGGCLAGYILLPPHEAPAWLPAVGLALVALPWAFWILTCAYRCVAAQVAERRMMAVAPVASASMRSRSGS; this is translated from the coding sequence atgccgCCCAAGCAGGATGACGGGCAGGGGCAGGCGCCGCCGGGCGGCAGCCTGTGCTTGTGGATGGTGACGGTgctgctcctcctctccctgctcgccggcggcgggtgccTCGCCGGCTACATCCTGCTGCCGCCGCACGAGGCGCCGGCGTGGCTCCCCGCCGTCGGCCTGGCGCTCGTCGCGCTCCCGTGGGCGTTCTGGATCCTCACGTGCGCCTACCGGTGCGTCGCCGCCCAGGTCGCCGAGCGCAGAATGATGGCCGTCGCGCCGGTGGCCTCCGCCAGCATGCGCTCGCGCTCCGGCTCATGA
- the LOC120643875 gene encoding uncharacterized protein LOC120643875, whose amino-acid sequence MSSPRLLLGGRSCSLLVAVGKLVAWELLVATGQQRASEVEAKKPASLGSIYSSRVLVLLAVLINPRGEATILVAGCSGMAAASDRAEVDTARPFRSVKEAVAVFGDRILVGEGHSRQSSSAATIATPNANASASANGMPTPSANHEASCSSSTMTFSPNPMAEAEEEEIMPATAPMYSAPSSPPSLTSSPSPMKAASSGHANDRDREAGGLVVMRSIRKLEAEVAETRQEVAQLRKRENEMEMAVASLNAQLHRGLSKLAEMEANRAAAAARRSIGGDTDVASTLRSERWGGGGGNKLGASGEYLPSFSHALSLGEIDDAELMGSRRRKAQKVKPIVPLIGDILFSKRKSTKEKGDDDGFFSGDLYSVLG is encoded by the coding sequence ATGAGTTCTCCTCGACTTCTTTTAGGTGGCAGGTCATGCTCCTTGCTTGTTGCTGTTGGGAAACTGGTTGCTTGGGAGCTGCTGGTGGCCACTGGCCAGCAGCGTGCTAGTGAAGTGGAAGCAAAGAAACCAGCCTCACTTGGCTCCATATATTCCTCCAGAGTGCTTGTGTTGCTTGCAGTCCTGATCAACCCTCGAGGAGAAGCCACAATCCTTGTCGCAGGCTGCTCCGGCATGGCTGCGGCCTCGGACCGTGCTGAGGTCGACACTGCCCGGCCGTTCCGGTCCGTCAAGGAGGCGGTCGCCGTGTTCGGTGACCGCATCCTCGTCGGCGAGGGCCACTCCAGGCAAAGTAGCAGTGCTGCCACCATTGCCACCCCCAATGCCAATGCCAGTGCTAGTGCCAATGGCATGCCCACCCCAAGTGCCAATCATGAGGCTAGCTGTAGCAGTAGCACCATGACCTTTTCCCCAAACCCAATGGCAGaggctgaggaagaggagatcaTGCCTGCCACTGCGCCGATGTACTccgcgccgtcctcgccgccgtcgctcacGTCCTCGCCATCGCCGATGAAGGCAGCAAGCAGCGGGCACGCCAACGACCGGGACCGTGAGGCCGGTGGGCTCGTGGTGATGCGCTCCATCCGGAAgctggaggcggaggtggccgagacgaggcaggaggtggcgcagctcagGAAGCGCGAGAACGAGATGGAGATGGCGGTGGCCAGCCTCAACGCGCAGCTCCACCGGGGCCTCTCCAAGCTCGCCGAGATGGAGGCcaaccgggcggcggcggcggcgcggcgcagcatCGGCGGCGACACCGACGTGGCGTCCACGCTCCGGAGCGAgcgctggggcggcggcggcggcaacaagctcggcgcgagcggcgagtaCCTGCCGTCGTTCTCGCACGCGCTGAGCCTCGGCGAGATCGACGACGCCGAGCTCATGGGCAGCCGGCGGAGGAAGGCGCAGAAGGTGAAGCCCATCGTGCCGCTCATCGGCgacatcctcttctccaagaGGAAGAGCACCAAGGAGAAAGGAGATGATGACGGCTTCTTCAGTGGTGATCTTTACAGCGTTCTTGGCTAG